The genomic segment TGTCGGGGTTCATGTATTGCGGGGTCGGGCGATAACTCGACGGGTCGGACGATGGGATGATCTGCGTCAGGGCCGCTTTCTATGAGCGTGCGCAGCGTAATATTTTGAAATTATACAAGAATTTTTGCTTGACCTTGAGTGTTGCGTTTTAGTACACTGACCCACCACGGCTGGTGCGAAGGGACGTGAAACTCGGGTCGTTCGCTGAGCAGCCGCCTCTAGCCTAGAAAATAGCCATCGAGTCAGTTACGTCCGGGGCTTCCGGAGAGTCGTAACGCTTATCGGAGTAAGAACGCGTGCTGGGCAACCGTCTAACCATATCGAAGAGAGCTGATAGATGAGGGTTGCAGTCCTGAAGGAGATCGAGTCGGGAGAAAAGCGTGTTGCGATCATCCCGGAAACGGTCAAGCGATTGGCCAAAAAAGGTATCGAGGTCAGCGTAGAGTCCGGCGCCGGCGAAGGGTCATGTTTCCGGGATGGAGAGTACGAGGAAGCCGGCGCCACAATAGAGCCGTCAGCGGAAGCGTTGCTGGCCGCCACCGACGTCATTATGAAGATTCAGCGCCCTACCCCGGCGGAGCTTCTGAAGATTCGCGAGGGCACAACGATCATCAGCCTGCTGTATCCGCTGGTGAACCAGGACCTCGTGCATACACTTGCCGCCCGCAAGATTACCGCGATTGCGGTCGATAGTATTCCTCGGACGACGCTGGCCCAGATGATGGACGTCCTCAGCTCGCAGGCGACGATTGCCGGATACTACGCGGTGATCATGGCTGCGTACTCGCTTCCGAAGTTCTTTCCTATGCTGATGACTGCAGCAGGGACGATTGCGCCGGCGAAGGTGCTGATATTGGGTGCCGGCGTCGCCGGCCTTCAGGCCATCGCTACTGCAAGACGGCTCGGCGCGGCGGTGGAGGCGTTCGATACGCGAAAGGTCGTAAGGCAGCAGGTCGAAAGCCTGGGGGCCCGATTCGTTGAGGTAGACATCGCCGAAGACGCGCAGACGGCGAGCGGGTACGCGAAAGAGCTCTCTGAAGAATACAAGCGGCGACAGGCGGAGTTGCTGCACCGGCATATCGCCAAATCCGATGTCTGCATCACGACAGCGCTGATCCCCGGACAGCGCGCGCCCATCCTGATTACAGAAGAGATGGTGCAGGCGATGAGGCCGGGATCTGTGATTGTGGACCTCGCGGCGGAGCAGAGCGGTAACTGCGCCCTGACCGAGCCGGGCAATGAAGTCGTCCGCCATGGGGTGACAATCATCGGCCGGCTGAATCTTCCGAGCCGTTTGGCGGTCCACGCGAGCCAGATGTACTCCCGCAACATGGAGAAGCTTCTCCTGCACCTGATGGGCGACGGCGGGTTGAAGCTCAATCTCCAGGAGGAGATCACCCAAGGGTGTGTGATCACGCTCGGGGGAGAGATTGTGCAGCCGAAGGTCAAGGACGTGCTGTCTCGGAAAGGGGAATCCCATGCAAATTGAGCTCATATTTGCTTTTTATATCTTCATGCTGGCCGCCTTCCTTGGTTTTCAGGTTATTTCGAAGGTTCCGCCGCTGCTGCATACGCCGCTGATGTCCGCGACGAACGCGATCTCGGGTATCTCGCTGGTCGGCTCGCTGGTGGCCGCAGGGGCCCATTACAATCCGGTCAGCACGACCCTGGGGTTCATCGCGGTGACTGCCGCGACGATTAATGTGGTCGGCGGCTTCATGATTACGGATCGAATGCTGAAGATGTTTAAGAAGAAGGAAGGGAAGAAGTCGTGAGTACCGCACTGATACAGCTTACCTACTTCTTTGCGTCCGCGCTGTTTATTCTGGGGCTGAAAGACCTGGGTTCTCCGGAAACGGCCCGACGGGGCAATCAGTTCGCCGCGGCGGGGATGTTCCTCGCCATCGTGGGGACGCTGGCTCACCAGGATATCATCAGCTACGAATGGATCATCATCGGGATGATCATCGGATCGGCGATCGGGGCCGCCATGGCGATTTTCATGCCCATGACGGCAATGCCGGAGCGGATTGCGCTCTCTCACGCATTCGGAGGATTGGCCGCTGCGTTTGTCGGGATATCCGAATATTACCGCCACGGCGCAGAGATGGAACTCCTCAAGACGGTGCCCGTTGGGTTTGAGGTCATCTTCGGCGCCCTGACCTTTACGGGCAGTCTGATGGCGTTTGGGAAGCTGTCGGGATATATTACCCAGGTTCCTGTGACCTATAAGTTCCAGAACCAGTCGAATATCTCCCTCTTTGTCCTCGCGCTGGCGCTGTACGTTGCCTGGCTGTTTGCTCCGGCATTCCCTGTGTTGTTTTATATCATGCTGGGGCTGGCCTTCCTGATCGGCGTGCTCATGGTGCTCCCTATCGGCGGGGCGGATATGCCGGTCATCATCTGTCTGCTGAACTCGTATGCCGGCCTGGCGGCATCGGCTACGGGATTCGTCCTGTCGAACAACATCTTGATTATTGCCGGCGCCCTTGATGGCGCCTCCGGTTTCATCCTGTCGATTATGATGAGCAAGGCCATGAACCGTTCCTTCGCGAATGTGCTGTTCGGGGCCTTCGGCTCCGCGGCCGAGACCGCCCCAGGGGCCGCCGCCGCGTCGGCCGTCGGTAGCGTTAATGAGGGAACGATCGATGATGCGGCGACCGTCCTGCGAAACGCGCAACGGGTTATCGTTGTTCCCGGTTACGGAATGGCGGTATCTCAGGCCCAACATGCGCTGCGTGAGCTGGCCGACCTGCTGGACTCGGACGGCGTCACCGTCAAGTACGCGATTCATCCGGTGGCGGGCCGTATGCCGGGCCACATGAATGTGCTGCTGGCTGAAGCCAACGTCCCGTATGACCACATCTTCGACCTTGAAGATATCAACGACGAGTTTTCCAAGACGGATGCGGTCATTGTTATTGGCGCGAACGACGTCGTCAATCCTGCTGCGAAGACCAATCCATCGAGTCCGATCTACGGGATGCCGGTCCTCAATGTGGAGGAGGCGCGCACGGTCATCGTACTCAAGCGCAGCATGAGCGCCGGCTTTGCAGGCATCGACAACGAGCTCTTCATACTGCCCAATACGATGATGGTGTTCGGCGATGCGAAGCAGACAGTCACCAAGATGGTGCAGGCGCTGAAGAATTAAGGGGTCAGCCGTGTTCACAGCCGCTACCACATGAGCCGCCGGTTCGCCCATGGGCATGAAAGCTGCGAGTCCCAGCAAAATCCCCCCCGACCCCCCTTTATAAAAGGGGGGCAAGGGGGGATTTTGGTATGAGCGATGAGAACTTTCCAATCAATGATCCCACCCTGCAAAGTTACTCCTTCCCGGATCTGCTAGTACCCGTAGTTCCTCAAACAGAGGAATCGGTGGATATTCTGATCGCGGGGGTCAGTGCGCGCGGGCTGGCGGAGTCGGCGGTTCGCAGCAGGCCGGCGCATCGGATCGTTGCGGCTGACTACTTCGGGGATTTCGATCTGGGGCTGCTGTGTCCGCATCGCTCCATCAAAAGAGACCTGAGCCTCCCGTATGACGTTCGCCATCTGATCGCGGTGTCGTCAGGCCTGCTGTTCGACGCGCTGATCTATGTTGCGAACCTGGAAAACTATCCGTCAGTGATCGAGACGATGGCCGGCGGAAAGCCGATCCTGGGTAATAGCCCCGCCGTCCTGGCGTCGGCGCGAGATCCTTCCAGATTCTTTGAGTTTCTTACGCAAGCCGGCATTCCTATGCCAAAGATCGCCCTTGACCCCGCGTCCCTCGACCTCGACTCCAGTATCTCATGGCTACGTAAACCAGTGCGAAGCGGGGGTGGCCATGGAATCGCCGTTCACCGGCATGAGGATCGCCTTGAGCCTGGTTTTTTTCTTCAGGAATACCTGGACGGTTTATCGTGCGGCGCGGTGTTCGCTGCGAATGGGTCGGATGCGTGCCTGCTGGGTATCTCTGAACAGCTTATCGGCAGGAACGAGTTCGGAACGGACGGCTTCCGCTACTGCGGGAGCATCCTCGGGCCCATCGAGGTAGGGCAGGCTGAATGGGTCAACCTTGTCGAGAGCATGAGGCAGGTCGTTCGCGCCATCACCAGGGAGTTCCATCTTGTGGGCGTCAACGGGGTCGATTTTATCCTGAAGGGGCAGACCGTCTATCCGCTTGAAATCAATCCCCGCTACACCGCTTCAATGGAGCTGGTCGAATGGGCCCACGGCCTGAATATATTTAAGACGCACCTCGATGCCTGTCAAGGGAGACTGCCCGACTTTGACCTTCTTGCGTACCCTCATGCGGGCTACTTCGGTAAGGCCATTCGTTTCGCCTCTCAGACCCTGATCTTTCGAGATCCCCGGTGGTGGTTTGATCGCGGCGCCCGAGATCTGCCGCTCGACGGGGAACAGATTACACAGGGCCAGCCGATCTGTACGCTATTCTCACGCGGACAAAGCCGGTCGGAGTGCTATAATCGCCTCGCAGACGACGCCGCCACGATAGAGCAAGCGTGCCTGAAGGCTACGACAACGGTATGACAAACAGCGTGACCCTGAACCAACGCCGCGTTGCATCATCGGCTACCCGCCGCCTCCTCAGACAGGACGGCCCGTTTCATACGGAGGCTGGGGAGATTTGGATCGAACACCTTTCCTGCCGAGAGATCGTCAAGCCGCTCGGTACGCCGCTCCTGGTCTATTCGGCGGCGCGGTTGCGCGACAACATCGCAGAGGCGACAGCCGCCGCCGATGCGTCACCCAGGCCGGTCCGGATCCACTTTGCGTTGAAGGCATGCTATCTGCTTGGGGTTGTCTCGCTCATCCAGCAGGCCGGGTTGAATGTCGAGGTGATGTCCGAATATGAATACCTGCTGGCCAGACGGATCGGCTTTACGCCGGACCAGGTGATCGTCAACGGCCCGGCGAAGCGGCGGGAATTCCTGGAGCGTGCCGTCATCGACGGGGTCTCGCTGATCAATGTCGAGTCGCTGTCGGAGATCGCGTTTCTCCAGGGCTTGGGCCGACGACTTGGGCGGACCATTAATGTGGGGATCAGGATCA from the Candidatus Methylomirabilis lanthanidiphila genome contains:
- a CDS encoding NAD(P) transhydrogenase subunit alpha, with translation MRVAVLKEIESGEKRVAIIPETVKRLAKKGIEVSVESGAGEGSCFRDGEYEEAGATIEPSAEALLAATDVIMKIQRPTPAELLKIREGTTIISLLYPLVNQDLVHTLAARKITAIAVDSIPRTTLAQMMDVLSSQATIAGYYAVIMAAYSLPKFFPMLMTAAGTIAPAKVLILGAGVAGLQAIATARRLGAAVEAFDTRKVVRQQVESLGARFVEVDIAEDAQTASGYAKELSEEYKRRQAELLHRHIAKSDVCITTALIPGQRAPILITEEMVQAMRPGSVIVDLAAEQSGNCALTEPGNEVVRHGVTIIGRLNLPSRLAVHASQMYSRNMEKLLLHLMGDGGLKLNLQEEITQGCVITLGGEIVQPKVKDVLSRKGESHAN
- a CDS encoding pyridine nucleotide transhydrogenase subunit alpha is translated as MQIELIFAFYIFMLAAFLGFQVISKVPPLLHTPLMSATNAISGISLVGSLVAAGAHYNPVSTTLGFIAVTAATINVVGGFMITDRMLKMFKKKEGKKS
- a CDS encoding NAD(P) transhydrogenase subunit beta; its protein translation is MSTALIQLTYFFASALFILGLKDLGSPETARRGNQFAAAGMFLAIVGTLAHQDIISYEWIIIGMIIGSAIGAAMAIFMPMTAMPERIALSHAFGGLAAAFVGISEYYRHGAEMELLKTVPVGFEVIFGALTFTGSLMAFGKLSGYITQVPVTYKFQNQSNISLFVLALALYVAWLFAPAFPVLFYIMLGLAFLIGVLMVLPIGGADMPVIICLLNSYAGLAASATGFVLSNNILIIAGALDGASGFILSIMMSKAMNRSFANVLFGAFGSAAETAPGAAAASAVGSVNEGTIDDAATVLRNAQRVIVVPGYGMAVSQAQHALRELADLLDSDGVTVKYAIHPVAGRMPGHMNVLLAEANVPYDHIFDLEDINDEFSKTDAVIVIGANDVVNPAAKTNPSSPIYGMPVLNVEEARTVIVLKRSMSAGFAGIDNELFILPNTMMVFGDAKQTVTKMVQALKN
- the carB_3 gene encoding Carbamoyl-phosphate synthase large chain — its product is MSDENFPINDPTLQSYSFPDLLVPVVPQTEESVDILIAGVSARGLAESAVRSRPAHRIVAADYFGDFDLGLLCPHRSIKRDLSLPYDVRHLIAVSSGLLFDALIYVANLENYPSVIETMAGGKPILGNSPAVLASARDPSRFFEFLTQAGIPMPKIALDPASLDLDSSISWLRKPVRSGGGHGIAVHRHEDRLEPGFFLQEYLDGLSCGAVFAANGSDACLLGISEQLIGRNEFGTDGFRYCGSILGPIEVGQAEWVNLVESMRQVVRAITREFHLVGVNGVDFILKGQTVYPLEINPRYTASMELVEWAHGLNIFKTHLDACQGRLPDFDLLAYPHAGYFGKAIRFASQTLIFRDPRWWFDRGARDLPLDGEQITQGQPICTLFSRGQSRSECYNRLADDAATIEQACLKATTTV